The following are from one region of the Ornithorhynchus anatinus isolate Pmale09 chromosome X1, mOrnAna1.pri.v4, whole genome shotgun sequence genome:
- the AKAP8L gene encoding A-kinase anchor protein 8-like codes for MSNPDFVQGTDPAVPTTFFNTTLPIYDYGYGTWNTETNRGYESYDYGYGYGQDNTTNYGYDSFSAYNSRAALSNRDLYRSGYDYSEIDPEMEMAYQGHYAAYPEQVRVHSAFSQKAQGWARDHHRANWPVDTGFGHMWDQPLGARAHCGPASSRLPSLFSQNIIPEHGLVKSMRASCGKMRFGFNSGLKQMRRTWKTWGSPDFRPQKKKKKKKRKQFNSPDETDSKATNGSDNSDSDNDEGTEGEGTETLEATDLVEKSSKAEGEEEEEEGKEDWKADAERGVLTIQEEISQIKRKLQADKKIQERQKKRQRDRLVERIQFVCSLCKYRTFYEDEMTSHLDSKFHKEHFKFVGGKLPKQTADFLKEYVNNKTKKTEERRRSIEDLNGVIQQIYKDQDLTQEIGPEHFMKKVEAAHCAACDLFIPMQQGIIQKHIKTTEHNRNRRLMMDQSKKSSLVVARSILNNKLIGIKLERYLKGENPFADDPNVEKGQQEGESSESQLGGNLEKRAAAGVAKNKKKEETAIKGQGREQPEEGEGGGVRELTTETRASAEGSSREESALDRPPEKESCNKYGGSQG; via the exons GTTACGAGAGCTAtgattatggatatggatatggTCAGGATAACACTACCAACTATGG GTATGATTCCTTCTCTGCCTATAACTCCAGGGCTGCACTGAGTAACCGTGATCTGTACAGATCCGGCTATGACTACAGTGAGATTGATCCCGAAATGGAGATGGCCTACCAAGGCCACTACGCTGCCTACCCGGAACAGGTCCGAGTTCACAGTGCCTTTAGCCAGAAGGCCCAGGGTTGGGCCAGAGACCACCACCGTGCTAATTGGCCCGTGGACACGGGCTTTGGGCATATGTGGGATCAACCCCTGGGGGCTCGGGCCCACTGTGGCCCTGCCTCCTCCCGGCTCCCGTCCCTCTTCTCCCAGAATATCATTCCCGAACATGGCCTGGTCAAGAGCAtgagagcctcttgtgggaaGATGCGCTTTGGCTTCAACAGTGGCCTGAAGCAGATGCGGAGGACCTGGAAAACATGGGGCAGCCCCGACTTCAGA ccacagaagaagaagaagaagaagaagagaaaacagtTTAACAGCCCTGatgaaacagacagcaaagcaaccaATGGCTCAGACAACAGTGACtctgataatg atgagggcactgaagggGAAGGAACTGAAACCTTGGAAGCCACAGACCTGGTTGAGAAGAGCTCTAAGGCA gaaggagaagaggaggaggaggagggaaaagaagattgGAAAGCCGATGCTGAGAGAG gAGTCCTGACAATCCAGGAGGAGATCAGCCAAATAAAGCGTAAGCTGCAGGCTGACAAAAAGATCCAGGAGAGGCAGAAGAAACGGCAGCGGGACCGCTTGGTGGAAAG GATCCAGTTCGTGTGCTCCCTCTGCAAGTATCGAACCTTCTATGAAGACGAGATGACTAGCCACCTGGACAGCAAGTTCCACAAAGAACATTTCAAGTTTGTAGGCGGGAAGCTGCCCAAGCAGACCGCTGACTTCCTGAAG GAATACGTCAACAACAAAACCAAGAAGACAGAGGAGCGTCGCAGAAGCATTGAGGACCTCAATGGTGTAATCCAGCAGATCTATAAAGATCAAGACCTTACCCAAG AAATCGGCCCGGAGCATTTTATGAAAAAGGTGGAAGCGGCTCACTGTGCTGCCTGCGACCTCTTCATTCCCATGCAGCAAGGGATCATCCAGAAGCACATCAAGACCACGGAGCACAACCGCAACCGCAGG CTAATGATGGACCAGTCAAAGAAGTCTTCACTAGTTGTAGCTCGCAGCATCCTCAACAACAAACTCATCGGCATCAAGTTGGAACGGTATCTCAAG GGTGAAAACCCCTTTGCCGACGATCCAAATGTGGAGAAGGGGCAACAAGAAGGTGAGAGCAGTGAGAGCCAACTTGGTGGAAACCTGGAGAAAAGAGCGGCTGCAGGGGTTGCGAAGaataagaagaaagaggaaaccgccatcaaagggcagggtagGGAGCagccggaggagggagagggaggaggagtcagggaacTGACAACTGAGACCCGAGCCTCGGCTGAGGGGAGTAGTAGAGAAGAATCTGCTTTAGACCGCCCGCCGGAGAAGGAATCCTGCAACAAGTACGGAGGTTCCCAGGGCTAG